The genomic segment CCCACGTCTTGTCGGTCAAGTCCATGTATAGCGCCACCGGGCACATGTCCAAGTCGTCCGTCCATTGGACTGCGTTGTACTCATCAAGGTGGACAGACTCAAACACCCCTGGCTCATCCCATACTTTGAACACACCCTTGCCGGCGCAGTCGGAGAGATCGACCTCCCCCTCCGCGCCGTCGGAGTACTTGAGCCAGATGCGGTACTTGCCCCTGGCCTCCACCGCGACCGGACGGACGAGGTCGCCGTCCGGTCCCGCCAGTTCGTCCTCCGCCTCGCGGTCGTCCACCGTGCTCATGCTCGCTCCAATCGAGTGCGCTCACTGCCGCGCCATCCGTGGACGTAGTGTATCACGGTGCGGCGCTACCGGACGTCCTTCTTCACGTCGCCGCTCTCCGCCCGCTCCTCACCCCTGCGCCATCCCCTCCCGCACGGCTTGCAGCCGTTCGAGCGCCTCGCCGGGCAGGGGGCCTCGCTCCAAGGCGGCTATGGCGTAGTCGAGCTGCTCCATGCTGGAGTAGCCGACCAGCGCGGTGGAGATTGCCGGGTTGCCCACG from the Chloroflexota bacterium genome contains:
- a CDS encoding DUF2442 domain-containing protein translates to MSTVDDREAEDELAGPDGDLVRPVAVEARGKYRIWLKYSDGAEGEVDLSDCAGKGVFKVWDEPGVFESVHLDEYNAVQWTDDLDMCPVALYMDLTDKTWEEVYPDAPA